In Etheostoma cragini isolate CJK2018 unplaced genomic scaffold, CSU_Ecrag_1.0 ScbMSFa_72, whole genome shotgun sequence, one genomic interval encodes:
- the LOC117941419 gene encoding dynamin-1-like: ACDNKPEPELGGSEYAEFLHCKGKKFTDFDEVRQEIEAETDRITGQNKGISPVPINLRVYSPHVLNLTLVDLPGMTKVPVGDQPADIEHQIKEMIMQFVTKDNCLLLAVSPANSDLANSDALQIAKEVDPQGLRTIGVITKLDLMDEGTDARDILENKLLPLRRGYVGVVNRSQKDIDGKKDITAALQAERKFFLSHPSYRHLADRMGTAFLQKILNQVHTHT, encoded by the exons GTGCATGTGACAATAAACCTGAACCTGAACTTGGTGGCTCAGAGTACGCAGAGTTCCTGCACTGCAAAGGGAAGAAGTTCACCGACTTCGATGAAGTTCGTCAGGAGATCGAAGCGGAAACGGACCGGATCACCGGACAGAACAAGGGGATCAGCCCGGTCCCCATAAACCTACGAGTCTACTCCCCCCacg TGTTGAACCTGACCCTGGTGGACCTCCCCGGGATGACGAAGGTCCCGGTGGGCGACCAGCCGGCCGACATTGAGCACCAGATCAAAGAGATGATTATGCAGTTCGTTACCAAGGACAACTGCCTCCTATTGGCCGTTTCTCCCGCCAACTCCGACCTCGCCAACTCCGACGCTCTGCAAATCGCAAAGGAGGTAGACCCGCAAG GTCTGAGGACCATCGGTGTGATCACCAAACTGGATCTGATGGATGAAGGAACCGACGCCAGAGACATTTTGGAGAACAAACTGCTTCCGCTACGCAGAG GTTACGTCGGGGTGGTGAACCGCAGCCAGAAGGACATCGACGGGAAGAAAGACATCACAGCAGCTCTACAGGCTGAGAGGAAGTTCTTCCTGTCGCACCCATCATACCGCCACCTGGCAGATCGCATGGGCACCGCCTTCCTTCAGAAGATCCTCAaccaggtgcacacacacacaca